One genomic segment of Stigmatopora argus isolate UIUO_Sarg chromosome 1, RoL_Sarg_1.0, whole genome shotgun sequence includes these proteins:
- the kif1b gene encoding kinesin-like protein KIF1B isoform X16: MSGASVKVAVRVRPFNSRETSKDSKCIIQMQGNSTTILNPKAPKEPAKNFSFDYSYWSHTTPQDPCFAAQNQVYNDIGKEMLQHAFEGYNVCIFAYGQTGAGKSYTMMGKQEEGQEGIIPMLCEDLFEKINAHNNKEELSYSVEVSYMEIYCERVRDLLNPKNKGNLRVREHPLLGPYVEDLSKLAVTSYTDIADLMDAGNKARTVAATNMNETSSRSHAVFTIVFTQKKHDSETDLSTEKVSKISLVDLAGSERADSTGATGTRLKEGANINKSLTTLGKVISALAEVDNSTSKSKKKKKSDFIPYRDSVLTWLLRENLGGNSRTAMVAALSPADINYDETLSTLRYADRAKNIKCNAVINEDPNNKLVRDLKDEVARLKELLRAQGLGDILDIDPQGDDCPGSEIKCDSAQSFRMPLLSCHTEVQSFRPKDLKDIQNNKNRYLIASENQRPGHFSTAPIGSLTTSPSSGSLSSQGALQSVTSIQERIMSTPGGEEAIERLKESEKIIAELNETWEEKLRKTEAIRMEREALLAEMGVAIREDGGTLGVFSPKKTPHLVNLNEDPLMSECLLYYIKDGVTRVGQADAERRQDIVLSGAHIKEEHCIFRSERNANGNVIVMLVPCEGSETYVNGKRVEDSIQLRSGNRIIMGKNHVFRFNHPEQARAEREKTPSAETPVEPVDWTFAQRELLEKQGIDMKQEMEKRLTEMEILYKKEKEEADQLLEQQRLVYESKLQELQKQVETRSQVAETPDEEELEEEEEEGEVPWTEHEFNLAQWAFRKWRFHQFTSLRDQLWGNAVYLKEANAISVELKKKVQFQFVLLTDTLYSPLPPELLPPEPEKERDSRPFPRTVVAVEVQDLKNGATHYWSLEKLKQRLDQMREMYDRAGEMASTHQEDGGEGTLTGNDPFYDRFHWFKLVGSSPIFNGCVNEHLTERTPSPTFSTTDSEITELADERQSETSDLMDDEAFVDDTSSDAGTEEGSDIFSDGQDPFYDRSPWFILVGRAFVYLSNLLYPVPLVHRVAIVTEKGDVRGFLRVGVQAIAADEEAPDYGSGVRQSGTAKISFDDDYFKKNDFPSTAMTHSGLSLEELRIVEGQGQSSEVNTPLEELNRINDMELKLGKIPESKLPCGDMLPGQLEIGSTFTFRVTVLQTTGVPPEYADIFCQFNFLHRHDEAFSTEPLKNTGKGTPLGFYHVQNISVEVTESFIEYIKTKPIVFEVFGHYQTHPLHLHGQDLISPPTTSRKYYPIPMPLSRPVPATKLNTITKSNLGQCVSKYDLLVWFEISELEPTGEYIPAIVDHSAAMPCHGTYLLHQGIQRRITVTLIHEKGSELHWKDVRELVVGRIRSKAEVDERAADAVLSLNIISAKNIKSSHNSNRTFYRFEAVWDSSLHNSLLLNRVTPYGEKIYMTLSAYLELDHCIQPAIITKDICMVFYSRDAKISPPRSLRNLFGSGYSKTPDCNRVTGIYELSLCKMSDSGSPGMQRRRRKVLDTSVAYVRGEENLAGWRPRGDSLILEHQWELEKMEQLHEVEKTRHLLLLRDKLGETSPVGSAPTTKSLSEFLSPSLSSGTLSTSTSISSQISSTTFESAITPSESSGYDSADIESLVDREKELATKCLHLLTHTFNNEYNQLVNSISDCKLSDISPIGRDLSMTSFSSATLTPSSTCPSLSDSRCGSVEQKTPENCSRASSPSCSDYENFPMVPSLEVSYLARAGKNEFLNLVPDIEEMRPGSVVSKKGFLSFMEPRSNSWVKHFVVVRRPYVFIYNTDKDPVERGVLNLSTAQVEYSEDQQAMLKTPNTFAVCTKHRGILLQANNEKDMNDWLYAFNPLLAGTIRSKLARRRSGLIKN; the protein is encoded by the exons CTATTCTTAACCCTAAAGCTCCAAAAGAACCAGCAAAGAACTTCAGTTTTGATTACTCCTACTGGTCCCACACGACA CCGCAAGACCCCTGCTTTGCCGCACAGAACCAAGTGTACAATGACATTGGCAAGGAAATGCTGCAGCATGCCTTTGAGGGGtacaatgtgtgcatttttgcaTATGGCCAGACTGGAGCTGGCAAATCCTACACCATGATGGGCAAACAGGAGGAGGGCCAAGAAGGAATTATTCCCATG CTCTGTGAAGATCTATTTGAGAAAATCAATGCACATAATAACAAAGAGGAGCTCTCCTATTCTGTAGAG GTCAGCTACATGGAAATCTATTGTGAGCGAGTGAGAGATCTGCTCAATCCCAAGAACAAAGGGAATCTCCGAGTGAGAGAACATCCACTTTTGGGCCCTTATGTGGAGGACCTTTCCAAGCTTGCCGTTACGTCTTACACAGACATTGCTGACTTAATGGATGCTGGCAATAAGGCCAG AACTGTGGCTGCCACCAATATGAATGAGACCAGCAGCAGGTCACATGCAGTTTTTAccattgttttcacacagaaAAAACACGACAGCGAGACAGACCTTTCTACTGAAAAG GTCAGCAAAATTAGTCTTGTGGACTTGGCAGGAAGTGAACGAGCAGATTCCACTGGTGCTACAGGCACCAGGCTGAAG GAAGGCGCAAACATTAACAAGTCCCTGACTACGTTAGGAAAGGTCATATCTGCCCTTGCTGAAGTG GATAACTCGACCAGCAAG agcaaaaagaagaagaagtcaGACTTCATTCCATACAGGGACTCCGTTTTGACATGGCTCCTAAGGGAAAATCTCG gtGGAAACTCCAGAACCGCAATGGTTGCTGCACTCAGTCCTGCTGATATCAATTATGATGAAACGCTGAGTACACTGCG CTATGCCGATCGCGCAAAGAACATCAAATGCAATGCTGTTATTAATGAGGATCCCAACAATAAACTGGTGCGTGATCTGAAGGATGAAGTTGCTCGACTGAAGGAGCTGCTGCGTGCACAAGGACTGGGAGATATCTTGGACA TTGATCCTCAGGGGGATGATTGCCCAGGAAGTGAAatcaaat GTGACAGTGCTCAAAGCTTTAGAATGCCACTGCTCAGTTGTCACACTGAGGTTCAGAGCTTCAGACCAAAAG ACCTCAAAGACATTCAGAACAATAAGAATAGATACTTGATAGCCTCAGAGAACCAACGCCCTGGCCATTTCTCCACAGCCCCTATCGGTTCCCTGACAACCTCCCCATCCTCTGGCTCACTGAGCAGCCAGGGGGCCCTCCAGTCGGTTACCAGCATCCAGGAGCGCATCATGTCCACTCCTGGTGGAGAGGAAGCTATTGAAAGGCTCAAG GAATCTGAAAAGATCATTGCTGAGCTCAATGAAACCTGGGAAGAGAAGCTTCGGAAGACCGAGGCAATCCGAATGGAGAG GGAAGCATTACTTGCAGAAATGGGCGTGGCAATCCGAGAAGATGGAGGCACTTTGGGggttttttctcctaaaaag ACTCCTCACCTGGTTAACTTGAACGAGGATCCCCTCATGTCTGAGTGCCTGCTGTATTACATCAAGGACGGAGTTACAAG GGTCGGACAGGCTGATGCTGAAAGACGGCAGGATATTGTCTTGAGTGGTGCTCATATCAAGGAGGAGCACTGTATTTTCCGTAGCGAGAGGAACGCCAATGGCAATG TGATCGTCATGCTTGTCCCCTGTGAGGGATCAGAGACCTACGTCAATGGCAAGCGTGTTGAGGACTCAATCCAACTGCGTTCAG GAAACCGTATTATTATGGGAAAAAATCACGTGTTCCGCTTTAACCACCCTGAGCAAGCCAGGGCAGAAAGGGAAAAAACGCCATCGGCCGAGACCCCCGTTGAACCGGTAGACTGGACCTTTGCTCAGAGGGAGTTGCTGGAGAAACAAGGCATAGATATGAAACAGGAAATGGAGAAAAG GCTAACTGAGATGGAAATCCTTTATAAGAAGGAGAAGGAAGAAGCCGACCAACTTCTTGAACAGCAGAGGCTG GTTTATGAGAGCAAACTGCAGGAACTTCAGAAACAGGTTGAGACGCGTTCACAGGTTGCCGAAACGCCTGATGAGGAAGAgctagaggaggaggaggaggaaggggaaG TGCCGTGGACTGAGCACGAGTTCAACCTCGCTCAATGGGCCTTCAGGAAGTGGCGATTCCACCAGTTCACATCGCTCCGGGACCAGCTTTGGGGAAACGCCGTCTACCTGAAGGAGGCTAATGCTATCAGTGTGGAACTTAAAAAGAAA GTACAGTTCCAGTTTGTCTTATTGACGGACACACTGTATTCGCCACTGCCCCCCGAGCTCTTACCACCGGAACCTGAAAAAGAACGCGATTCCAGGCCATTTCCTCGCACCGTGGTGGCCGTTGAGGTCCAAGACCTAAAGAATGGAGCCACACACTACTGGTCCCTGGAGAAACTCAA gcagCGTCTGGACCAGATGCGTGAGATGTATGACCGTGCAGGAGAAATGGCTTCAACGCATCAAGAGGATGGCGGAGAAGGCACtttgacaggaaatgaccccTTCTATGATCGCTTCCATTGGTTCAAGCTTGTAGGGAG CTCCCCTATCTTCAACGGTTGCGTAAACGAGCATCTGACCGAACGCACGCCTTCGCCCACCTTCTCCACCACCGACTCTGAGATCACCGAGTTGGCGGACGAGCGGCAGAGCGAGACGTCTGACTTGATGGACGACGAGGCCTTCGTGGATGATACCAGCTCAGACGCCGGCACGGAGGAGGGCTCGGATATCTTCAGCGATGGCCAGGACCCCTTCTATGACCGCTCCCCCTGGTTCATCCTGGTGGGAAG AGCTTTCGTGTACCTGAGCAACCTGCTATACCCTGTTCCATTGGTTCATCGTGTTGCCATAGTAACAGAGAAAGGTGACGTGCGAGGATTCTTGCGTGTGGGGGTTCAAGCCATAGCTG CTGATGAGGAAGCCCCTGACTATGGGTCTGGGGTGCGACAGTCTGGAACCGCCAAGATCTCCTTTGATGATGACTACTTTAAGAAA AATGATTTCCCATCCACAGCAATGACCCACTCTGGCTTATCGTTAGAAGAGTTACGTATTGTGGAGGGTCAGGGTCAGAGTTCAGAGGTCAACACCCCATTAGAGGAGCTCAACAGAATTAATGACATGG AACTCAAATTGGGAAAAATTCCAGAGAGTAAGCTTCCTTGTGGCGACATGCTACCAGGCCAGCTGGAGATAGGCAGCACCTTCACCTTCCGCGTGACCGTACTCCAGACCACTGGTGTTCCGCCTGAATATGCGGATATCTTCTGCCAGTTCAA TTTCTTGCATCGTCATGATGAAGCGTTTTCCACGGAGCCCTTGAAAAACACTGGCAAAGGCACACCGTTGGGATTTTATCATGTCCAAAAC ATTTCAGTGGAGGTGACCGAGTCCTTTATCGAATACATAAAGACCAAACCCATCGTGTTCGAAGTGTTCGGCCACTACCAGACACACCCGTTGCATCTTCATGGCCAGGACCTCATCAG TCCTCCAACAACATCCAGGAAATATTATCCGATTCCAATGCCACTATCTAGACCTG TCCCAGCCACCAAGTTGAACACGATCACCAAGTCCAACCTGGGCCAGTGCGTCAGCAAGTATGACCTCCTCGTCTGGTTTGAGATCAGTGAGCTGGAACCCACTGGAGA ATACATACCAGCTATAGTGGATCACAGTGCGGCGATGCCTTGCCATGGAACATACCTGCTGCACCAG GGGATCCAGCGCCGGATCACTGTGACTCTCATCCACGAAAAGGGTAGCGAGCTCCACTGGAAAGATGTACGCGAACTGGTTGTGG GTCGTATTAGGAGCAAAGCCGAAGTGGACGAACGTGCTGCTGATGCCGTCTTGTCACTTAACATCATTTCTGCCAAGAATATTAAATCGTCCCACAATTCCAACAG GACCTTCTACCGCTTTGAGGCAGTTTGGGACAGCTCCTTGCACAACTCCCTCCTTCTAAATCGAGTCACTCCTTATGGAGAGAAGATCTATATGACGCTGTCAGCTTATCTGGAG CTTGACCACTGCATACAGCCTGCCATCATCACCAAGGACATCTGCATGGTTTTCTACTCCCGAGATGCAAAGATTTCCCCTCCCCGTTCTCTCAGGAACCTTTTCGGGAGCGGGTATTCTAAAACCCCGGACTG CAACCGTGTCACTGGAATCTACGAGTTGAGTTTGTGCAAGATGTCCGATTCTGGAAGCCCAG GAATGCAGCGTCGAAGGAGGAAGGTCTTGGACACATCAGTGGCGTATGTGCGTGGGGAGGAGAACCTGGCTGGTTGGAGGCCAAGGGGAGACAGTCTCATCCTGGAACATCAATGGGAGCTGGAGAAAATGGAGCAGCTACATGAG GTGGAAAAGACCCGTCACCTCCTCCTGCTGAGAGACAAGTTGGGAGAAACGTCCCCTGTGGGATCAGCGCCAACAACAAAGTCCCTAAGCGAGTTTTTGTCTCCAAGCTTGAGCTCGGGCACCCTGTCCACCTCCACTTCCATCTCCTCGCAAATCTCCAGCACCACCTTTGAAAGTGCCATCACGCCCAGTGAGAGCAGCGGCTACGACTCTGCTGACATTGAGAGCCTGGTGGATCGTGAGAAGGAGCTGGCCACTAAG TGCCTCCACCTCCTGACTCATACCTTCAACAACGAATACAACCAGTTGGTGAACAGCATCAGTGACTGCAAG CTCTCTGACATCTCTCCCATCGGACGTGACCTGTCGATGACAAGCTTCAGCAGCGCCACACTCACCCCTTCCTCCACCTGCCCTTCTCTCTCAGACTCTCGTTGCGGCTCTGTAGAACAGAA GACTCCAGAGAATTGTTCCCGTGCGTCCAGCCCATCCTGCTCAGACTATGAAAACTTTCCCATGGTTCCCAGCCTTGAGGTGTCATACCTAGCACGTGCTGGGAAGAACGAGTTCCTCAACTTAGTGCCTGATATCGAAGAAATGAGACCGGG ATCTGTTGTGTCCAAGAAGGGCTTCCTAAGCTTCATGGAACCACGCTCCAACTCGTGGGTGAAGCATTTTGTAGTCGTTCGTCGACCTTACGTCTTCATCTACAACACTGACAAGGATCCGGTGGAACGGGGGGTCCTCAACCTTTCCACAGCACAAGTGGAATACAGTGAAGACCAGCAGGCCATGCTTAAG ACACCCAACACATTTGCTGTGTGCACAAAGCATCGAGGTATCCTCCTGCAGGCCAACAATGAGAAAGATATGAATGACTGGCTCTACGCATTTAACCCTCTGCTCGCGGGAACGATAAG GTCCAAGCTGGCGAGGAGGCGCAGCGGCCTCATCAAGAACTGA